From a single Sporosarcina oncorhynchi genomic region:
- a CDS encoding sodium/glutamate symporter, producing the protein METSMLSQVIRMLFFTFALIGLFLLIGTIVRAKVKTMQKLFLPASVIGGFVGLLLGPIILKQYAILPIPQDWLSIASILPGLLIVPVVASVPLGLKFGSKDESGNKKKGLMKPVGIMLLLMIIIGSVQNFFGLSMAGIFKLFPNYADLYPTFGTELSAGYAGGHGTAGVIGSMLQSMNQPYWEVAQGVTTTTATVGLISGILVGILLINIAARKGYTKYLTGDASLPEDMRTGVQKDLEKQQIAGKESTNSASIDALALHLSLILGVSGLSFLLTFVLKKYNVLVLNSIPEWAYAIILMYIVWGTMQKLKLDWVVDNKTKSKIASTFADFAIVAAIMSLPIQAVFTYIVPLSAIMIGGLLLTIAASYYLSKLFFKDHWFERSMVLLGTNTGVFLTGLLLLKMVDSDMKSPVLADYSIAYSFNSIIGFVLFPLSFGLLINQGLGAGMVLYVSVAVIASVLLFVTTVSDRKVRKGV; encoded by the coding sequence ATGGAAACATCGATGCTTTCGCAAGTCATTCGTATGCTGTTTTTTACATTTGCTTTAATCGGTCTGTTTTTGCTGATTGGTACAATTGTGCGGGCAAAAGTTAAAACGATGCAAAAACTGTTTTTACCGGCTTCAGTCATTGGGGGATTTGTAGGGCTTTTATTGGGCCCAATTATTTTGAAACAATATGCAATTTTACCGATTCCACAAGATTGGTTATCAATTGCCTCCATATTACCGGGTCTATTGATCGTTCCTGTTGTGGCATCTGTTCCACTTGGGTTGAAGTTCGGTAGTAAAGATGAAAGCGGTAACAAAAAGAAAGGATTAATGAAGCCGGTCGGAATTATGTTGTTATTGATGATTATCATTGGGAGTGTTCAAAACTTCTTCGGCTTATCCATGGCAGGTATTTTTAAATTATTCCCAAATTATGCTGACTTGTATCCGACTTTTGGGACAGAACTTTCCGCGGGGTATGCGGGTGGCCATGGAACTGCAGGGGTTATTGGAAGTATGCTTCAGTCGATGAACCAACCATATTGGGAAGTTGCGCAAGGTGTCACGACAACAACTGCAACTGTCGGACTGATCAGTGGTATTTTAGTGGGGATATTGCTTATTAATATCGCTGCAAGAAAAGGGTACACGAAATATTTAACAGGGGATGCAAGCTTACCAGAAGATATGCGGACTGGTGTTCAGAAGGATCTAGAGAAGCAACAGATTGCAGGGAAAGAGTCAACGAACTCCGCTTCCATTGATGCGCTTGCTCTTCACTTGTCACTTATTCTTGGTGTCAGTGGGCTGTCCTTCTTATTGACGTTTGTATTAAAGAAATACAATGTCCTCGTTTTGAATTCCATACCTGAGTGGGCCTATGCAATTATACTCATGTATATTGTGTGGGGCACAATGCAGAAGCTCAAGCTTGATTGGGTGGTAGATAACAAGACGAAGTCGAAAATCGCATCGACTTTTGCAGATTTCGCCATCGTTGCAGCTATTATGAGTTTGCCAATACAAGCGGTCTTCACGTATATTGTTCCACTGTCCGCTATTATGATTGGCGGTCTACTATTAACGATTGCCGCTAGCTATTATTTATCAAAGCTCTTTTTCAAAGATCATTGGTTTGAAAGAAGTATGGTGCTGTTAGGTACGAATACTGGGGTGTTCTTAACAGGTTTATTATTACTTAAAATGGTGGATTCGGATATGAAATCCCCTGTTCTCGCAGACTACTCTATTGCTTATTCATTTAATAGTATTATTGGTTTTGTTTTATTCCCACTATCTTTCGGTTTATTGATTAATCAAGGGTTAGGTGCAGGGATGGTGTTGTATGTTTCGGTGGCAGTAATAGCCAGTGTTCTTTTATTTGTTACAACAGTAAGTGATCGGAAAGTGAGAAAGGGTGTTTGA
- a CDS encoding glucose 1-dehydrogenase translates to MKRLENKVAVITGAGSGIGREIAELYANEGAKVVIADMNMEGAEETVQSIKATGGEALAVKTNVTVEEDVQRMIDTAVETFGTLDILVNNAGIMDNMFSAATITDDVWDKVLAINTTGVMRATRKALAIFEPKKSGVIVNMASISAVTGGRGGLAYTASKHAVAGMTKNVASHYGSMNIRCNAIAPAQVPTNITNNLVQPDKHGMEQALRGVSLMSRPGTKSEIANIALFLASDESSYVNGVIMEADNGWSAY, encoded by the coding sequence ATGAAAAGATTAGAAAATAAAGTCGCGGTCATAACCGGTGCAGGTTCTGGAATTGGCCGTGAAATTGCGGAATTATACGCAAATGAAGGCGCGAAGGTTGTCATCGCGGACATGAATATGGAAGGTGCAGAAGAAACAGTCCAATCGATTAAAGCAACTGGCGGGGAAGCGCTTGCTGTGAAAACGAATGTCACTGTGGAGGAAGATGTGCAACGCATGATCGATACAGCAGTCGAAACGTTCGGCACACTCGATATCCTTGTGAACAATGCGGGGATTATGGATAACATGTTTTCCGCTGCGACGATTACTGACGATGTTTGGGACAAAGTATTGGCAATCAATACAACAGGTGTCATGCGTGCGACACGTAAAGCCCTTGCCATTTTTGAGCCTAAGAAATCAGGTGTTATTGTGAATATGGCTTCTATTTCCGCAGTTACAGGTGGACGTGGTGGACTCGCGTATACTGCTTCTAAACATGCAGTTGCAGGGATGACGAAAAACGTTGCCTCTCATTATGGAAGCATGAACATTCGTTGTAACGCTATTGCACCTGCACAAGTACCGACAAATATTACGAACAACTTAGTACAACCTGATAAGCATGGAATGGAGCAAGCCCTAAGAGGCGTTAGCTTAATGAGTCGTCCAGGTACTAAAAGCGAAATCGCGAACATCGCGTTGTTCCTAGCATCCGATGAATCTTCGTATGTAAACGGCGTAATTATGGAAGCGGATAACGGTTGGTCAGCTTATTAA
- the glpK gene encoding glycerol kinase GlpK, giving the protein MEQYILSLDQGTTSSRAILFNKKGRVVEKAQQEFEQFFPQPGWVEQDANEIWNSVLACIAEVLRKGDVLPKQIAGIGITNQRETTVVWDKHTGNPIHKAIVWQSRQTEDICEVLREEGYSDLFADKTGLIIDPYFSGTKVKWILDHVEGARAKAIVGDLLFGTIDTWLVYKLTGGRTHVTDYSNASRTLMFNIKELKWDEELLNILSVPVSMLPTVKSSSEIYAYAEDYPFAGHKIPIASVVGDQHAALFGQACFEKGMAKTTYGTGSFMLLNTGEECVRSKQGLLTTIAWSLDGKVTYALEGSNFVAGSAVQWLRDGLRMFDDSADSEAYALRVGSSDGVYVVPAFVGLGTPYWDSDARGAVFGLTRGTTKEHFIRATLESLAYQTRDVLDVMVEDSGINLASLRVDGGAVSNDFLMQFQSDILDVTVDRPIVNEITALGAAFLAGLAVGYWTDQDEIVQKWQVEKTFSSTISEDERDTLYTGWKKAVAATIAYK; this is encoded by the coding sequence TTGGAACAGTACATTTTGTCCCTGGATCAGGGGACCACAAGTTCACGAGCGATCTTATTCAATAAAAAAGGAAGAGTCGTCGAAAAAGCACAGCAAGAATTTGAACAATTTTTTCCGCAACCGGGATGGGTTGAACAAGATGCGAATGAAATATGGAATTCGGTTTTAGCATGTATTGCAGAAGTTCTGCGTAAGGGAGATGTGCTGCCTAAACAAATTGCGGGCATTGGAATTACAAACCAACGCGAAACGACTGTCGTATGGGACAAGCATACCGGTAATCCCATTCATAAAGCGATTGTTTGGCAATCTAGGCAAACTGAAGATATTTGTGAGGTCTTGCGTGAAGAAGGGTATAGCGATCTTTTTGCTGACAAAACTGGTCTAATTATAGACCCTTACTTTTCGGGAACGAAAGTGAAATGGATTCTTGATCATGTCGAAGGGGCGAGGGCGAAAGCAATTGTGGGTGATTTGTTATTTGGAACAATCGATACGTGGTTAGTTTATAAGTTGACGGGTGGTCGGACACACGTCACAGACTATTCCAATGCCTCTCGAACCTTGATGTTTAATATTAAGGAATTGAAGTGGGATGAAGAATTACTCAACATATTGTCAGTACCTGTCAGCATGCTTCCTACTGTGAAATCTTCATCGGAAATCTACGCTTATGCGGAAGATTATCCATTTGCGGGTCATAAGATTCCAATTGCAAGCGTCGTAGGTGATCAGCATGCGGCATTATTCGGTCAAGCTTGTTTCGAAAAAGGGATGGCGAAGACAACCTATGGAACAGGAAGTTTCATGTTGTTGAATACAGGGGAAGAATGTGTCAGGTCCAAACAAGGGTTGCTAACGACAATTGCGTGGTCCCTAGATGGAAAAGTGACCTATGCGCTTGAAGGAAGTAATTTTGTTGCTGGATCTGCTGTCCAATGGCTGCGTGACGGCTTGCGTATGTTCGACGATTCAGCAGATAGTGAAGCGTATGCGTTAAGAGTCGGTTCCTCGGATGGCGTTTATGTTGTTCCGGCATTCGTAGGTCTTGGAACACCCTATTGGGACAGCGATGCACGTGGTGCTGTATTCGGACTGACGCGTGGGACAACAAAGGAACATTTTATCCGCGCGACACTCGAATCATTGGCGTATCAGACGAGAGATGTGCTTGATGTGATGGTTGAGGATTCGGGTATCAATTTGGCGTCCCTTCGTGTCGATGGTGGTGCTGTTTCAAATGATTTTCTCATGCAATTCCAGAGTGATATTTTAGACGTTACCGTCGATCGTCCGATTGTCAATGAAATTACTGCGCTAGGCGCCGCATTTCTGGCAGGATTGGCTGTCGGGTATTGGACCGATCAAGATGAAATTGTGCAAAAATGGCAAGTGGAAAAGACATTTTCGAGTACGATATCTGAAGATGAGAGGGACACTCTGTATACTGGGTGGAAAAAAGCGGTTGCAGCAACGATAGCATATAAGTGA
- a CDS encoding SH3 domain-containing protein, with protein MKKQLLAMVILLLCSFYVFPSQSVFAAAASEMYVNAKSDIHLRETADPNAKKVGTIKNHSIVTVLASSNGFSYVIAGQVKGYVYTSALSNKITKPSPTVVSRGLAPVDGLTLTYYPSFLDSKRETFYVEKDDEFTYLYNKKSPLYPDLSNFTYIENPYGMMMGVSSSDFIFINSPYPLEQGTYFTQSDYYDDEYVLVESTTKTITVKAGTFRNVVILRFWDGSREYLAKGIGIIKSTNSSGEVITELESVKVRK; from the coding sequence ATGAAAAAACAACTATTGGCAATGGTGATACTGCTACTTTGCTCTTTCTATGTATTTCCTTCGCAATCTGTATTCGCGGCAGCGGCCAGCGAAATGTATGTCAACGCGAAGAGTGATATTCATCTTCGTGAAACAGCCGATCCCAATGCAAAAAAAGTAGGCACTATTAAAAATCATTCAATAGTGACCGTACTCGCTTCTTCAAATGGGTTTTCTTATGTAATAGCCGGGCAAGTCAAAGGATATGTGTATACATCCGCTTTATCGAATAAAATCACAAAACCTTCACCTACTGTTGTTTCAAGAGGATTGGCACCTGTAGATGGCCTAACCCTCACCTACTATCCCTCTTTCCTAGACAGCAAAAGAGAGACGTTTTATGTCGAAAAAGACGATGAATTTACGTATTTATACAACAAGAAAAGTCCACTCTATCCCGACTTATCGAACTTTACGTACATTGAAAACCCATATGGCATGATGATGGGTGTCTCAAGTTCAGATTTCATCTTTATTAACTCACCTTACCCATTAGAACAAGGAACCTATTTCACACAAAGTGATTACTATGATGACGAGTATGTTCTTGTAGAAAGTACTACGAAAACGATTACCGTAAAAGCAGGCACTTTCAGGAATGTCGTAATTCTACGTTTCTGGGATGGCTCCAGGGAGTACCTTGCGAAAGGAATTGGCATCATCAAAAGCACAAATAGTAGCGGCGAAGTTATAACGGAATTAGAATCAGTGAAAGTTAGGAAATAA
- a CDS encoding M20 family metallopeptidase, which produces MKRWIEQYIEEKKNDLTAISDFIWDHPEIRFEEVLSSQKIMDALQKEGFDVQHNLAGMPTAFVGEFGTEGPVIAFLGEYDALADLSQESGVAEQRPIAKGDYGHGCGHNLLGVGALGAAFAVKAYLEQNGLPGRVRYYGCPAEEGGSGKTFMARDGVFTDVDLALTWHPAPMNSVWSFSTLANIQAYFKFKGKSAHAAAAPHLGRSALDAVELMNVGVNYLREHMIDGARIHYAITDSGGHSPNVVQSNAEVLQLIRAPRIEQAQSLYERMTKIAEGAALMTGTEVEVVFDKACSNFIPNHTINTILGESMADIGPIPFTDEEQAQAREFQATFTKEDMGSGEMGMDGMKISADEPLVRKPLPYMKMDKVMPGSTDVGDVSWVAPTGQIVMTTAAFGTPLHTWQLVAQGKTSYAHKGMLQVSKVLALSALKMLHNEELIAQAKTELQEAVGETGYVSPIPEWIKPNQKNA; this is translated from the coding sequence TTGAAAAGATGGATTGAACAATATATAGAAGAGAAGAAAAATGATTTAACAGCAATCAGTGATTTTATATGGGATCACCCGGAAATTCGATTTGAAGAAGTCTTGTCAAGCCAAAAAATCATGGATGCATTACAAAAGGAAGGATTTGACGTCCAACATAATTTAGCGGGGATGCCTACCGCTTTCGTTGGAGAATTTGGAACGGAAGGCCCCGTCATTGCATTTTTAGGGGAGTATGATGCACTCGCCGATTTGAGTCAGGAAAGCGGCGTGGCAGAACAACGACCGATTGCTAAAGGTGATTATGGGCATGGATGTGGCCATAATTTGTTAGGCGTCGGGGCTTTAGGTGCTGCGTTTGCAGTCAAAGCGTATTTAGAACAAAACGGACTGCCCGGTAGAGTGCGGTATTATGGCTGTCCTGCAGAAGAGGGCGGTTCAGGGAAAACGTTTATGGCGCGTGACGGAGTGTTTACGGATGTAGATCTTGCATTGACTTGGCACCCGGCACCAATGAACAGCGTTTGGAGTTTTAGTACACTAGCCAATATTCAAGCGTACTTTAAGTTTAAAGGAAAAAGCGCTCATGCGGCAGCGGCTCCTCATTTAGGTCGGAGTGCGCTGGATGCGGTTGAGTTGATGAATGTTGGCGTGAACTATTTACGTGAACATATGATCGACGGTGCGCGCATTCATTATGCGATTACAGATAGCGGTGGGCATTCGCCGAACGTCGTCCAGTCCAATGCTGAAGTACTGCAGTTAATTCGTGCTCCTCGTATTGAACAGGCGCAATCGCTATATGAACGAATGACGAAAATTGCTGAAGGTGCAGCGTTAATGACAGGAACTGAAGTTGAAGTCGTCTTTGATAAAGCGTGTTCGAACTTCATTCCCAATCATACAATCAATACAATTTTAGGCGAATCGATGGCGGACATCGGCCCTATTCCATTTACCGATGAAGAACAAGCACAAGCTCGTGAATTTCAGGCGACGTTCACGAAGGAGGATATGGGAAGCGGGGAAATGGGGATGGATGGTATGAAGATTTCCGCGGACGAACCGCTTGTACGAAAGCCTCTGCCTTATATGAAGATGGATAAAGTTATGCCGGGTTCAACGGACGTGGGCGACGTCAGTTGGGTTGCGCCAACTGGACAAATCGTCATGACGACAGCTGCATTTGGAACGCCTTTACACACTTGGCAGTTAGTGGCGCAAGGGAAGACGAGTTACGCACACAAAGGGATGCTGCAAGTTTCGAAAGTGTTGGCTCTAAGTGCATTAAAAATGCTTCACAATGAAGAGCTGATTGCACAGGCAAAAACTGAATTGCAAGAAGCGGTTGGGGAGACGGGGTATGTCAGTCCTATTCCTGAGTGGATCAAGCCAAACCAGAAAAACGCCTGA
- a CDS encoding alpha/beta fold hydrolase, protein MNKFKNPIVWLVISFVLILIGSVTASQFNSSGGDVDVSRIYFETPRGELSGLLYKPDGADNQPRPTLIATHGYLNSGEMQDAQAIEMSKRGYVVLALDQYDHGHSTGTTEKPVPFFSFWPHAIYDAVQYMYEQDYVLKDAEGNGLIAVSGHSMGGFSSTHAVILDEADFGDSGIRKIYTSLTMGSDYQWLKVMGLNEEDINKAYGPRMSGKVAGQYDEFFFDAAAAGAGKSVVKKNYVGTEEGQGFLGNPENPVAGKVYESNGGMRVIYQPNETHPWNHFSKQTTADAISFYDMAFADYSDQIKVGEGGQSWMFKEFASFVALIGFFILFIPVILLLSKLPFFNSIYTAKAGILPEPKTEGSKLTNYLLIVFVSLYPALFFSSLYGADVSGMRLLRQVSMIFIAVTAIIYVVSLIKNYSKNAKTGSLILLVLSIIQYVLLRSQDKFLETTPFFGAPTVNPIVYWALNVSVVMLMVAVCYHYVTKKSEGATIANYGVKANVKTIAASLATAIIAAAIGFGILFAVDALFKVDFRLWTVAVKTFEVQHFIALLKYAPLFFVYYFIVGMSVNMNTASEKYDGIKGYVLSILHFVGGLMLYLIYQYGLLFITGTAGYPGESLSSIIVIGLVPILMIAAIFNRYLFRRTGNIYVGAFINTLVMTMVTIANTTLYTIF, encoded by the coding sequence ATGAACAAGTTCAAGAATCCGATTGTATGGTTGGTTATTTCATTCGTATTAATTTTAATTGGAAGTGTGACAGCTTCCCAGTTTAATAGTTCTGGGGGCGATGTCGATGTTTCACGCATTTATTTTGAAACGCCTAGGGGCGAACTGTCAGGCTTGTTGTATAAACCGGATGGAGCAGACAATCAACCTAGACCTACGTTAATTGCGACACACGGTTACTTGAATTCGGGGGAAATGCAGGATGCACAGGCAATCGAGATGTCGAAAAGAGGATATGTCGTATTAGCGTTAGATCAGTATGATCACGGGCACTCCACCGGAACAACAGAAAAGCCGGTTCCTTTCTTCTCGTTTTGGCCGCATGCGATTTATGATGCCGTTCAGTATATGTATGAGCAGGATTATGTCCTAAAAGATGCTGAAGGAAATGGACTAATTGCCGTTTCTGGACACTCCATGGGCGGTTTTTCATCCACACATGCAGTCATTTTGGATGAAGCTGATTTCGGAGACTCGGGCATTAGAAAAATCTATACTTCACTCACGATGGGCTCGGACTACCAATGGCTAAAAGTTATGGGGCTCAATGAAGAAGATATTAATAAAGCGTATGGTCCAAGAATGTCCGGTAAGGTTGCAGGGCAGTATGATGAATTCTTTTTTGATGCGGCCGCTGCCGGCGCTGGTAAATCAGTTGTGAAGAAGAACTATGTGGGGACAGAAGAAGGTCAAGGCTTCCTAGGAAATCCTGAGAATCCTGTGGCTGGAAAAGTATATGAATCAAACGGCGGTATGCGAGTAATCTATCAGCCGAATGAGACGCACCCATGGAACCACTTTTCGAAGCAAACTACAGCGGACGCAATCAGTTTCTATGATATGGCTTTTGCCGATTATAGTGACCAAATTAAAGTCGGCGAAGGCGGACAGTCATGGATGTTTAAAGAATTTGCTTCTTTTGTCGCTTTGATTGGATTCTTTATATTGTTCATTCCTGTCATCCTCTTATTGTCGAAACTACCGTTCTTCAATTCGATTTATACGGCTAAGGCAGGTATTTTGCCAGAACCGAAGACAGAAGGGTCGAAGCTGACAAATTACTTGCTCATAGTTTTTGTAAGTTTGTACCCGGCACTCTTCTTCTCATCGCTGTATGGGGCAGATGTTTCAGGTATGCGTTTGTTGCGTCAAGTGAGCATGATTTTCATCGCCGTAACAGCGATTATATATGTCGTTTCATTAATTAAGAACTACAGTAAAAATGCTAAAACAGGTTCACTTATTCTACTTGTGTTAAGTATCATTCAATATGTATTATTGAGAAGCCAAGATAAATTCCTTGAAACAACGCCGTTTTTCGGTGCTCCTACAGTCAATCCGATTGTCTATTGGGCACTAAACGTATCGGTCGTTATGCTGATGGTGGCAGTTTGCTATCATTATGTTACAAAGAAATCCGAAGGTGCGACGATAGCAAATTATGGTGTAAAAGCAAACGTGAAAACGATTGCCGCATCACTTGCAACAGCGATTATTGCAGCAGCAATCGGATTTGGTATTTTGTTTGCAGTAGACGCATTATTCAAAGTCGATTTCCGTCTCTGGACAGTAGCAGTCAAAACGTTTGAAGTGCAACATTTCATTGCGCTTCTGAAATACGCACCGTTGTTCTTTGTCTACTATTTCATCGTGGGCATGTCTGTCAATATGAATACAGCAAGTGAAAAGTACGATGGCATAAAAGGGTATGTCCTTTCAATTCTTCATTTTGTTGGGGGCTTGATGCTTTATCTAATCTATCAATACGGATTACTATTCATAACAGGCACAGCTGGTTATCCGGGAGAATCTCTCTCCTCAATCATCGTGATCGGCTTAGTTCCGATTTTGATGATCGCTGCCATCTTTAATCGTTACCTATTCAGAAGAACGGGTAACATTTATGTCGGAGCCTTCATTAACACATTGGTGATGACGATGGTGACGATAGCCAATACGACGCTTTACACAATATTCTAA
- the rbsK gene encoding ribokinase, whose amino-acid sequence MQRKPKVTVIGSANVDLVIETDRFPSPGETILGNTFHQFLGGKGANQAVAASRLGADVTFIGSVGEDIFGQQIVDNLRKEKVNVEHVLTIPTVSSGIANIQVAENDNIITVIPGANANLTEEYIQSLSAVIVASDIVVLQLEIPLEAVTIAIEIADKGNVPVILNPAPAVPLPEDLLRKVTFITPNETEMAILTSNAGQDFSVLFQQMFALGSKSVVMTYGKHGVIYGERQRELQNYPALTVQAIDTTGAGDTFNAAFAVCIACGKSVEEAIVYANAAAALSITKLGAQTGMPTEDEVNRFLKRLSD is encoded by the coding sequence ATGCAACGAAAACCGAAAGTCACTGTCATTGGCAGTGCGAATGTTGATTTGGTCATAGAAACGGATCGTTTCCCTTCGCCGGGTGAAACGATATTGGGGAATACATTTCATCAATTTCTCGGCGGCAAAGGAGCAAATCAAGCAGTAGCAGCATCCCGATTAGGGGCGGATGTAACGTTTATCGGCAGTGTAGGGGAAGATATCTTTGGTCAGCAAATTGTAGACAACTTGCGAAAAGAGAAAGTGAATGTTGAACATGTGCTTACGATCCCTACTGTCTCTTCGGGTATAGCAAATATTCAAGTAGCTGAAAATGATAATATCATTACGGTGATTCCTGGAGCGAATGCCAATCTTACAGAAGAATACATACAATCCCTTTCAGCAGTAATAGTCGCTTCAGACATTGTCGTTTTGCAGCTGGAAATCCCACTAGAAGCAGTAACGATTGCTATTGAGATTGCCGATAAGGGAAATGTGCCTGTTATTTTAAACCCAGCGCCAGCTGTTCCGTTGCCTGAAGACTTGTTGCGAAAAGTGACGTTTATTACCCCGAATGAAACGGAAATGGCTATTCTAACTTCAAACGCAGGACAGGATTTTAGTGTGCTATTTCAACAAATGTTTGCGCTTGGCTCTAAGAGTGTAGTGATGACTTATGGAAAACATGGTGTCATTTACGGGGAACGTCAAAGAGAACTTCAAAACTATCCCGCACTTACTGTGCAAGCAATCGATACAACTGGAGCTGGAGATACATTCAATGCTGCATTCGCCGTATGCATCGCATGTGGAAAATCGGTGGAGGAAGCAATTGTCTATGCCAATGCTGCCGCGGCGTTGTCCATTACTAAATTAGGCGCGCAGACGGGCATGCCAACGGAAGATGAAGTGAATCGGTTTTTGAAACGATTGTCAGATTGA
- a CDS encoding LysR family transcriptional regulator codes for MDLRHLQTFHIVSSHLNFTKAAQILNYSQPTVSQQIKALEAEFGHTLLNRVGKKMYLTPAGHIVKRHTESLFGKLDSLTQELKKLEKPAGSLVIASPEFYCGRYLAHIIGPYIKLYPDVNLKLICCNSEETLKLVSSNQADIGFVAGDLTQSGIERRLIDEEELFLVAHPRLSIESPLQNMFDAHPFITYSLTGLIHNCLEEIQCVPKTIVECGSEEAIKQAVLGQAGIALLSDRIIEDEIKNHELQVLSRFSYTMPTYLISPENMKDFSTVSTFTDLTIKMWDTL; via the coding sequence ATGGATTTACGACATTTACAGACCTTTCATATTGTCTCGTCTCATTTGAACTTCACGAAAGCAGCGCAAATTTTAAACTATAGCCAGCCGACTGTCAGTCAACAGATCAAAGCGCTGGAAGCAGAGTTCGGACACACACTGTTGAATCGTGTCGGAAAGAAGATGTATTTAACGCCAGCTGGCCATATTGTGAAACGGCATACAGAAAGCTTATTCGGTAAACTGGACAGCTTAACGCAAGAGCTGAAAAAGCTAGAGAAACCAGCAGGCAGTTTAGTTATCGCCTCTCCTGAGTTTTATTGTGGGCGCTATTTAGCTCATATTATTGGTCCTTACATCAAACTGTATCCAGATGTGAATTTGAAGTTAATTTGCTGTAATAGTGAAGAAACCTTAAAGCTTGTGAGTTCCAACCAAGCGGATATCGGGTTCGTCGCGGGCGATTTAACCCAATCGGGCATTGAACGACGATTAATTGATGAAGAAGAGCTCTTTTTAGTTGCCCATCCGCGCTTATCCATTGAATCTCCCTTGCAGAACATGTTTGATGCACATCCTTTTATCACGTATAGCTTAACAGGCCTAATCCATAATTGTTTGGAAGAAATACAGTGTGTTCCAAAAACGATCGTTGAATGCGGGAGTGAAGAAGCGATCAAACAGGCGGTCTTAGGACAAGCAGGCATTGCGTTGCTCAGCGATCGGATTATTGAAGATGAAATTAAAAATCATGAACTGCAAGTATTGAGTCGATTTTCATACACAATGCCGACGTATTTAATTTCCCCCGAAAACATGAAAGACTTCAGCACTGTCAGCACTTTCACTGATTTAACGATTAAAATGTGGGATACCTTATAA
- a CDS encoding glycerol-3-phosphate responsive antiterminator — MCKTIIPAIRNMKDFDDVLKTEHELIILLETRLSQLESTIKYAKHHNKKVLIHADLVQGLKVDEFGLEYLVHNVKVDGIISTKASVIAYAKKHNIIGIQRLFALDSHALKHNMNICKKIKPDYIEILPGVLPNIIKEIYDETGIPIIAGGLIRTQEDVDIAINASAYAVTTSNKALW; from the coding sequence ATGTGCAAGACGATTATACCCGCGATACGGAATATGAAGGATTTTGATGACGTACTGAAAACCGAACATGAACTGATCATCTTATTAGAAACCCGCCTATCCCAGCTAGAGAGCACCATTAAATATGCGAAACATCATAATAAAAAGGTACTCATCCACGCGGACCTTGTTCAAGGATTGAAAGTAGATGAGTTTGGACTTGAATATCTAGTTCATAACGTCAAAGTCGATGGAATTATCTCAACGAAAGCGAGCGTAATTGCCTACGCGAAAAAACACAACATTATTGGAATCCAGCGTCTATTCGCATTGGACAGCCACGCATTGAAACACAACATGAATATTTGCAAAAAGATCAAACCTGATTACATTGAAATCCTTCCAGGTGTACTACCAAACATCATTAAAGAGATCTATGATGAGACAGGGATTCCAATCATTGCCGGTGGATTGATTCGTACACAAGAGGATGTCGATATCGCCATCAATGCTTCAGCTTATGCAGTGACGACGTCTAATAAAGCTTTATGGTGA